The following are from one region of the Rhodopirellula sp. P2 genome:
- a CDS encoding alpha/beta hydrolase: MSRLSTLRSPVLTVLTLFAGLPLTGSVGAEETPPRIPLWKNGAPGSEARMNEPEVLTGTNVSNVHHPSITPYLPSKEKATGTAILIAPGGGHSKLCLGHEGDSLAQWLADHGVAAFVMRYRLCREPDSEYTLDGHAMDDTRRAIRMIRSNAEAWNVRPDRIGILGFSAGGELAAYSAMNPMPGDAQSQDPIERVSSRPDFQGLIYPGKSSTFTVSPGMPPAFIAFGYHDREDIAYGMAKVYLKYKEANVPCEMHVYSEAGHGFGFRANSQTAAGRWPERMLEWLVDRKLLTAKETVTE; the protein is encoded by the coding sequence ATGAGCCGTTTGTCGACGCTGCGATCACCCGTGTTGACCGTGTTGACTCTGTTCGCTGGCCTGCCGTTGACCGGTTCGGTCGGTGCCGAAGAGACGCCCCCGAGGATCCCGCTTTGGAAAAACGGAGCACCAGGGTCGGAAGCGCGGATGAATGAACCTGAAGTTTTGACCGGCACAAACGTGTCCAACGTGCATCATCCGTCAATCACGCCCTACTTGCCCTCGAAAGAGAAGGCCACCGGAACGGCGATTCTGATTGCACCGGGGGGAGGCCACAGCAAACTCTGTTTAGGACACGAGGGCGATTCGCTGGCACAGTGGTTGGCCGACCATGGCGTGGCGGCGTTCGTGATGCGTTATCGACTGTGTCGCGAACCTGATTCGGAATACACGTTGGATGGGCATGCGATGGATGACACTCGGCGAGCCATTCGAATGATTCGTTCCAATGCCGAGGCTTGGAACGTGAGGCCGGATCGGATTGGCATCCTCGGCTTTTCGGCGGGCGGCGAGCTGGCGGCCTATTCGGCGATGAATCCGATGCCTGGCGACGCCCAATCCCAGGATCCAATTGAGCGAGTCAGCAGCCGGCCAGACTTCCAAGGTTTGATCTATCCAGGAAAGTCCAGCACCTTCACCGTTTCGCCAGGGATGCCCCCGGCCTTCATTGCCTTCGGGTATCACGATCGAGAAGACATCGCGTACGGGATGGCAAAGGTTTATTTGAAGTACAAGGAAGCGAATGTTCCTTGCGAGATGCATGTGTACAGCGAAGCAGGACACGGGTTTGGGTTTCGCGCCAACAGTCAAACCGCGGCCGGACGTTGGCCAGAACGAATGTTGGAATGGCTGGTCGATCGAAAGTTGCTGACCGCGAAAGAGACTGTGACTGAGTAG
- a CDS encoding ROK family protein: MNFASTEQRAKHSDQTEGDSWVLGIDLGGTTIKFGLFRGAQLIWRNHIRTDDFESPEAAFESCRDSVQRTLEESSQSLDDLQAIGLAMAGVLDPKAEELAETANLHRWHQLNFRQQLSSVFQKPVSLLNDADAAALAESAHGLCRADSLVLMTLGTGVGGGVILDGRPVRGANGCGGEIGHATIEFGDGARQCGCGFPGHLEAYAGAGGVIQTAQETLARSSAHSALRNLDPITPLSIANAAADGDAIAIDVIHQTGVLIGRAIAMLAHVVDPDVVLLGGAMTFGGPGTDTGKRFLQSIRDECFPRTLVQISSHLKIEFATLGNDAGIVGAAHYARQAPDARQALNA, from the coding sequence ATGAATTTCGCCTCGACCGAGCAACGCGCCAAACACAGCGACCAAACCGAGGGAGATTCGTGGGTTCTTGGGATTGATCTTGGCGGAACCACGATCAAGTTCGGCCTGTTTCGCGGTGCCCAGCTGATCTGGCGCAACCACATCCGCACGGATGACTTCGAGTCGCCTGAGGCCGCCTTTGAATCTTGTCGTGACAGCGTTCAGCGAACTCTGGAGGAGTCCTCGCAGTCGCTCGATGACCTGCAAGCGATCGGGTTGGCAATGGCGGGGGTATTGGACCCCAAGGCGGAAGAACTCGCCGAGACGGCCAATCTCCATCGGTGGCACCAACTGAACTTCCGACAACAGCTGTCCAGTGTCTTTCAAAAGCCGGTCTCGCTGCTCAACGATGCGGATGCCGCCGCGCTCGCGGAGTCCGCACACGGCCTGTGTCGTGCGGATTCCTTGGTGTTGATGACGCTTGGCACCGGCGTTGGTGGCGGCGTCATTCTGGACGGGCGTCCCGTCCGCGGCGCCAACGGTTGCGGCGGCGAAATCGGCCATGCGACCATTGAATTCGGGGACGGCGCTCGTCAGTGCGGGTGCGGGTTCCCGGGGCATCTCGAAGCCTACGCGGGCGCGGGCGGGGTCATTCAAACCGCCCAAGAAACCTTGGCCCGGTCCAGCGCCCACAGCGCTCTACGAAACTTGGATCCAATCACTCCGCTGTCGATCGCCAATGCGGCGGCTGACGGCGATGCGATCGCGATTGATGTCATTCACCAAACCGGAGTCTTGATCGGACGCGCGATTGCCATGCTCGCTCACGTGGTCGACCCCGATGTCGTTTTGCTCGGCGGCGCAATGACCTTTGGTGGCCCCGGCACCGACACAGGGAAACGGTTCTTGCAGTCCATCCGCGACGAATGTTTTCCACGCACCCTGGTCCAGATCAGCTCCCATCTGAAAATTGAATTTGCGACGCTGGGCAATGACGCCGGGATCGTTGGCGCGGCCCACTACGCTCGCCAGGCCCCCGACGCTCGGCAAGCTCTGAATGCGTAG
- the nagB gene encoding glucosamine-6-phosphate deaminase, with protein sequence MNQRNIMSGTDAIQLVPQSSKQKIAYRVYPESTDASAAIAREISDLIRARAADARAAVLGLVAGSSPVNVYAELVRLHRDEQLSFANVITFNLDEYYPMHPDCLQSHARFMHEHLFDHVDIRPENIHLPDGTQPTECISETCLAYERQMEDAGGIDIQLLGIGRTGHIGFNEPGSGTESRTRMITLDGMTRIDSASHFFGVENVPRRAITMGVGTILQARKIFLLAFGEGKSSIIARTIEGELAPTVPATSLQGHPDAELVLDRAAAAKLTVIQSPWLVDRITWDDTMVRRAVIDLSQKLQKPVLMLVDGDYNENGLQDLLAEYGSAYEINLRVFRHLQSTITGWPAGKPNQPDVIFPKRIVLFSPHPDDDVISMGGTLTRLADQGHEVHVAYQTSGNIAVFDGDAIRFAKFAREFCKEFDLLTPPVVELTKRMIEFLGEKDAGEVDIPEMQRLKGLIRRGEAEEGAIVCGVPAERLHFLELPFYETGVVRKKPISEADIQITVELLREVKPHQIYAAGDLSDPHGTHRTCLEILLAAVEQCQEDDWMKECVVWLYRGAWQEWAPHEIEMAVPLSPQEVDRKRTAIFKHESQKDRALFPGADAREFWQRAEARNAHTARTYDQLGLAQYQAIEGFVQYKPRRSLS encoded by the coding sequence ATGAACCAGAGAAACATCATGTCTGGAACGGACGCCATCCAACTTGTCCCGCAATCGTCCAAGCAAAAAATTGCTTACCGTGTCTATCCCGAGTCCACTGACGCGAGCGCCGCGATCGCTCGAGAGATCTCCGACCTCATCCGTGCGCGAGCCGCGGATGCACGGGCGGCGGTCCTAGGACTCGTTGCGGGGTCTTCGCCAGTCAACGTGTACGCGGAACTGGTCCGGTTGCACCGTGACGAACAGCTCTCGTTCGCCAATGTGATCACGTTCAATTTGGATGAGTACTATCCAATGCATCCGGATTGCTTGCAGAGTCATGCGAGGTTCATGCACGAACATCTGTTCGATCATGTCGACATTCGTCCAGAGAACATTCATCTTCCCGATGGGACCCAGCCCACCGAGTGCATCTCTGAAACCTGCCTCGCGTACGAGCGGCAAATGGAAGACGCCGGTGGGATCGACATTCAGCTGCTCGGCATCGGGCGAACCGGACACATCGGGTTCAATGAACCAGGCTCCGGCACCGAATCCCGCACACGCATGATCACTCTGGATGGGATGACCCGAATCGATTCCGCCAGCCATTTCTTTGGCGTTGAGAACGTGCCTCGACGTGCCATCACGATGGGCGTCGGCACAATTCTGCAGGCCCGCAAGATCTTTCTGCTTGCCTTTGGAGAAGGCAAGTCCTCGATCATCGCTCGAACGATCGAAGGGGAACTCGCGCCCACGGTTCCTGCCACATCTCTGCAAGGGCATCCGGACGCCGAGTTGGTCCTGGACCGCGCCGCGGCTGCCAAACTGACCGTCATTCAGTCTCCCTGGTTGGTCGACCGCATCACGTGGGACGACACCATGGTGCGTCGGGCGGTGATCGACCTCTCGCAGAAACTGCAAAAGCCCGTGTTGATGCTGGTCGACGGTGACTACAACGAGAACGGGTTGCAGGATCTCTTGGCAGAGTATGGCTCCGCTTACGAAATCAATCTGCGTGTCTTCCGCCATCTCCAAAGCACAATCACCGGATGGCCTGCCGGCAAGCCCAACCAACCCGATGTCATCTTCCCGAAGCGGATCGTCTTGTTTTCGCCTCATCCCGATGACGATGTGATTTCAATGGGAGGCACCCTGACGCGGCTCGCCGACCAAGGCCACGAAGTTCACGTTGCGTATCAGACGTCTGGCAACATCGCGGTGTTTGATGGCGATGCCATTCGCTTTGCCAAATTCGCCCGTGAGTTCTGCAAGGAGTTCGACCTCTTGACTCCGCCCGTTGTAGAGCTGACGAAACGCATGATCGAGTTCCTCGGCGAGAAAGATGCAGGGGAAGTTGATATCCCCGAGATGCAACGACTCAAAGGATTGATTCGCCGCGGCGAAGCTGAAGAAGGTGCGATCGTGTGCGGTGTTCCTGCCGAGCGTTTGCATTTCCTCGAACTGCCGTTCTACGAAACCGGGGTGGTTCGCAAGAAACCGATCAGCGAAGCAGACATTCAGATCACGGTCGAGCTGCTTCGCGAAGTCAAGCCGCATCAAATCTATGCCGCCGGGGATCTCAGTGACCCGCACGGAACTCACCGCACCTGCCTCGAGATTTTGTTGGCGGCGGTTGAGCAGTGCCAAGAGGATGACTGGATGAAGGAATGCGTGGTGTGGCTCTATCGCGGAGCGTGGCAGGAATGGGCGCCCCATGAAATCGAGATGGCCGTGCCGCTGAGCCCTCAAGAGGTCGATCGCAAGCGAACCGCCATTTTCAAACACGAATCACAGAAGGACCGAGCGCTCTTCCCTGGAGCTGATGCCCGCGAATTCTGGCAGCGAGCCGAAGCTCGCAATGCACACACCGCCCGAACCTACGACCAACTTGGTTTGGCCCAGTACCAAGCCATCGAAGGTTTCGTGCAATACAAACCTCGCCGCTCCCTTTCATAA